The Rhodocytophaga rosea genome has a segment encoding these proteins:
- a CDS encoding HD domain-containing protein: MSIDRIINTSLWRNSLAAKPNDIPNDLVSLKKDELRSSFIKFRENTAQLVSRIAAHLPGLTQHEISHLDALWETASLIAGDQFPLNPIEGFVLGGAILLHDSALCFEAYDNGIEGVRETTTWKDAYTALLDSKRNILDTELKAEADFASLRHLHASQAEVLTEKKWTDPDTQQAVYLIENATLRKHLGPLIGQIAASHHWDIEKVANVLPEQVNSLSGFPRDWRIDPVKIACLLRCADAAHIDNERAPDFLHALLKRKGISFNHWQAQNRLACVDLDQSDPNQNTILFTSTRSFKESESESWWVAFDAIVLVDKEIRACNALLENKNKSSFQVKRVKGVESPELMAKFIKVDGWTPCTAEIHVGNIEKLIQNLGGEKLYGAGVDILEITIRELIQNARDAIKAREVIETCFNGKITVKILQEKEETWLIVEDNGVGMTERVLTGPFLDFGTSFWTSSLVQSEFPGLRSSKFKAVGQFGIGFYSVFMVAEEVYVTTKPWKDGSSNAHQLLFKNGLSLRPLLKKGPSENFNSAISTQIKLKLKSNVLPHNLQIEIKLNIINEVNFNVPFEDYVSAICAGLDVSVYFSNEKTETLIHHNIEDSEFDPNVWLNRISFSKYRNPNTVSNYIDTYVSRLRPIKENGKVLGLATISTEFANELRFLNIRTIGV, translated from the coding sequence ATGTCAATAGATAGAATAATTAATACCTCTCTTTGGAGAAATTCACTTGCAGCAAAGCCTAATGACATACCTAATGATTTAGTTTCTTTAAAGAAAGATGAGCTTCGATCTTCTTTTATTAAATTTAGAGAGAATACAGCTCAACTTGTTTCCAGAATAGCTGCTCATCTACCAGGGCTGACCCAACATGAAATTAGTCATTTAGATGCATTATGGGAAACAGCTAGTTTGATAGCTGGGGATCAATTTCCGTTAAACCCTATTGAAGGATTTGTACTAGGTGGTGCAATCTTACTCCACGATTCTGCATTGTGCTTTGAAGCTTATGATAATGGAATTGAAGGTGTTCGGGAAACAACTACTTGGAAAGATGCTTATACAGCTTTATTAGACAGCAAAAGAAATATCCTTGATACTGAGTTAAAGGCTGAAGCAGATTTTGCTTCATTACGTCACTTACATGCCAGTCAAGCTGAAGTCCTTACAGAGAAAAAATGGACTGATCCGGATACACAACAAGCTGTTTATCTTATAGAAAATGCGACTCTACGTAAGCACCTAGGTCCATTGATAGGACAGATAGCAGCAAGCCATCATTGGGATATAGAAAAAGTAGCAAATGTTTTGCCTGAACAAGTAAATTCTCTTAGTGGATTTCCCAGAGATTGGAGAATTGATCCGGTTAAAATAGCCTGCTTACTGAGATGTGCTGATGCTGCTCATATTGATAATGAAAGAGCACCAGATTTTCTACATGCTCTGTTAAAAAGGAAAGGAATATCTTTCAATCATTGGCAGGCACAAAATAGATTGGCTTGCGTGGATTTAGATCAGTCTGATCCAAACCAAAATACTATTTTGTTTACTTCGACAAGAAGCTTTAAAGAATCTGAATCTGAATCCTGGTGGGTTGCATTTGATGCAATAGTTTTAGTTGATAAAGAGATTCGTGCATGTAACGCATTATTAGAGAACAAAAATAAAAGCTCTTTTCAAGTTAAAAGAGTTAAAGGTGTAGAATCGCCAGAATTAATGGCCAAATTTATTAAGGTGGATGGCTGGACTCCTTGCACAGCAGAGATTCATGTTGGAAATATTGAGAAATTAATACAAAACTTGGGAGGTGAAAAACTCTATGGTGCTGGTGTAGATATATTGGAAATTACTATAAGGGAGCTTATACAAAATGCCCGAGATGCGATCAAAGCGAGAGAAGTAATAGAAACATGCTTTAATGGTAAGATAACAGTAAAAATACTTCAGGAAAAAGAGGAGACTTGGCTAATAGTTGAAGATAATGGGGTAGGTATGACTGAGCGTGTTCTTACTGGACCCTTTCTAGATTTTGGGACTAGCTTTTGGACTTCCTCACTTGTTCAAAGTGAATTTCCAGGACTACGATCTTCAAAATTTAAAGCGGTTGGTCAATTTGGTATTGGTTTTTATTCTGTCTTCATGGTTGCAGAAGAAGTATATGTGACAACAAAGCCCTGGAAAGATGGATCATCAAACGCTCATCAACTCCTATTTAAAAATGGACTTTCACTTCGGCCATTACTCAAAAAAGGTCCATCTGAAAATTTTAACTCAGCAATATCAACCCAAATAAAACTCAAATTAAAATCGAATGTCTTACCTCATAATTTACAAATTGAAATTAAACTAAATATTATAAATGAAGTTAATTTCAATGTCCCTTTTGAAGATTATGTATCTGCAATCTGTGCAGGATTAGATGTATCTGTTTATTTTTCAAATGAAAAAACTGAAACTCTAATACATCATAATATAGAAGATAGCGAATTTGATCCTAATGTTTGGTTAAATAGAATCTCTTTTTCAAAGTATAGGAATCCAAATACAGTTTCTAATTATATTGATACATATGTTAGCCGGTTACGGCCTATTAAAGAAAATGGGAAAGTATTGGGATTAGCAACCATTTCCACAGAATTTGCTAATGAGCTAAGATTTCTAAATATTAGAACAATTGGGGTTTAG
- a CDS encoding TIGR02757 family protein translates to MHSLQHFLDEKVAHYNQPSFIANDPVSIPHLFTSKQDIEIMGLWASVLAWGQRKTIINKCKELISLMEGAPYQFITQHQENDLKRFLDFKHRTFNAIDALYFIAFFKEYYSQYISLEDGFAQFLQPDDITIEKGLIGFRNLFFSLEYAPQRTRKHISTPALNSACKRLNMFLRWMVRKDNNGVDFGIWQRIKPSQLVCPCDVHVDRVARKLNLITRKQTDWLTALELTANLRQLDPTDPVKYDFALFGLGVDEGF, encoded by the coding sequence TTGCATTCACTTCAGCATTTTCTCGACGAAAAAGTAGCCCATTATAATCAGCCCAGTTTTATTGCCAACGATCCGGTAAGTATTCCGCATCTGTTCACCAGCAAACAGGATATAGAGATTATGGGGTTGTGGGCATCGGTACTGGCCTGGGGGCAGCGCAAGACCATTATTAATAAGTGCAAAGAACTCATCAGCCTGATGGAGGGAGCGCCTTACCAGTTTATTACCCAGCACCAGGAAAATGACTTGAAACGTTTTCTAGACTTTAAACACCGCACGTTTAACGCCATTGATGCTTTATATTTTATCGCCTTTTTCAAGGAGTATTACAGCCAGTATATATCTCTGGAAGATGGATTTGCTCAATTTTTACAGCCGGATGATATTACCATTGAGAAAGGATTGATCGGTTTCCGCAACTTGTTTTTTAGTCTGGAATATGCCCCACAGCGTACCCGAAAGCATATTTCTACCCCGGCACTTAACTCCGCCTGCAAACGCCTCAATATGTTTCTACGCTGGATGGTACGAAAAGACAATAACGGAGTGGATTTTGGCATATGGCAACGGATTAAGCCTTCGCAACTGGTATGCCCCTGTGATGTGCATGTAGATAGAGTAGCCCGAAAACTCAATCTCATCACCCGCAAACAAACCGACTGGCTCACAGCGCTCGAACTTACCGCCAACCTCCGCCAGCTTGACCCCACAGACCCAGTAAAATATGACTTTGCCTTGTTTGGATTGGGTGTTGATGAGGGATTTTAG
- a CDS encoding IS982 family transposase, which yields MLTEIYFEVDEFCKQNSLFLLQLLKEQGYYTKPYPCQLTLSEVMTILIYYHYSGYKTFKSYYIQMVSKQLRRDFPDLVAYHRFLELIPRAMLPMSLLLKSRCGQASHTGIYYMDSSPLQVCHPKRVHQHRTFKGLADWGKTSVGWFYGFKYHILLNHQGELLRFYFSKASVSDTRPKVLFFLTKGLQGSIFADKGYIVNAEKKAFVEQEGLQLITKARKNSKQPPSMDIYQKDYLAKRGMIASVIALHKQVANIEHSRHRSPVNAFAHRMAALVAYCFYPTKPAVSIYPQQWMIAQNAMVA from the coding sequence ATGCTTACAGAAATATACTTTGAAGTGGATGAATTCTGCAAACAAAATTCTCTTTTTCTGCTGCAACTCCTCAAAGAGCAAGGCTACTACACAAAGCCTTACCCTTGTCAATTAACCTTGAGTGAAGTGATGACCATCCTGATTTACTATCACTATTCAGGCTATAAAACCTTTAAAAGCTACTATATACAAATGGTAAGCAAACAATTACGCAGGGATTTTCCCGATCTGGTGGCTTACCACCGTTTTTTAGAACTCATCCCCAGAGCGATGTTGCCTATGAGTTTGTTGCTGAAAAGCCGCTGTGGGCAGGCTTCCCACACAGGCATTTACTACATGGATTCTTCCCCTCTGCAAGTCTGCCATCCCAAACGGGTGCATCAGCATCGCACCTTCAAGGGCTTAGCTGATTGGGGCAAGACTTCTGTAGGCTGGTTCTACGGTTTCAAATACCATATCCTGCTCAACCACCAAGGAGAACTGCTGCGCTTTTACTTTAGTAAGGCATCGGTTTCAGACACCAGACCCAAAGTATTGTTTTTTCTCACCAAAGGTTTGCAGGGTAGTATCTTTGCTGATAAAGGCTATATAGTCAATGCTGAAAAGAAAGCCTTTGTTGAACAGGAAGGCTTACAATTGATCACAAAAGCAAGAAAAAACAGCAAACAGCCCCCTTCTATGGACATTTATCAAAAAGATTATCTGGCAAAAAGGGGCATGATTGCATCGGTGATCGCCCTTCACAAACAAGTAGCCAACATTGAACATAGCAGGCATCGCTCGCCGGTGAATGCCTTTGCCCATAGGATGGCCGCTTTGGTGGCTTACTGTTTTTATCCTACAAAACCGGCTGTCAGTATTTATCCCCAGCAGTGGATGATTGCTCAAAATGCTATGGTCGCTTAA
- a CDS encoding LysM peptidoglycan-binding domain-containing protein, with product MNYKFPRFFYALPFLSLPLFFAPSVGMAGNMPADSIGVEKKGNKILVLYKVEAGETLSSISRKYNTNVEAIRAENSLSSGLKLGDVIKVPYTAKASYAGKKVHTVGASQTLYSIARQYNVTLEDIKKWNNLTSNEISLGQQLVVGEDKNTVSGAQVNTTAKTETAVEETAGVQPATPSTNAAGKKVHVVEAQQGLFSIARSYNIPVEKLRKWNNLTSDNLKLGQELLLEEPEQALAQASRQETVQTPPAKEPEKPKEKEQSRKERKQAEEKEAETQTEAAEVETNREEPGEPVASTETRPSEKTAVKKEDKPESYTIANTSGYVKKVETGMAEVIESGSSDMFLALHRTAPVGTIMQVRNQMNDLSVFVKVIGKLPDTGANDKVIVKLSKKAYERLAALDKRFRVELSYMP from the coding sequence ATGAATTATAAATTTCCCAGATTTTTTTACGCCCTTCCTTTCTTATCTCTTCCCTTATTTTTTGCTCCATCTGTAGGTATGGCGGGTAATATGCCAGCAGATTCTATTGGCGTAGAAAAGAAAGGAAACAAAATATTAGTATTGTATAAAGTAGAGGCAGGTGAAACTCTGAGTTCTATCTCCCGGAAATACAACACAAATGTAGAGGCCATCCGGGCAGAAAATAGTTTGAGCAGCGGATTAAAATTGGGCGATGTTATTAAAGTGCCCTATACAGCCAAAGCATCGTATGCTGGCAAAAAAGTGCATACGGTAGGCGCTTCTCAAACCCTCTATTCTATCGCACGCCAATACAATGTAACACTGGAAGACATTAAGAAATGGAATAACCTCACTTCCAATGAAATTAGCCTTGGTCAGCAATTAGTGGTGGGAGAAGATAAGAATACTGTTTCCGGCGCCCAGGTAAATACTACTGCCAAAACAGAGACTGCCGTTGAAGAAACGGCGGGTGTGCAACCGGCTACTCCTTCTACTAATGCAGCTGGTAAAAAAGTGCATGTGGTGGAAGCGCAGCAGGGATTGTTCTCTATTGCCAGATCATATAATATTCCGGTAGAAAAGCTTAGAAAGTGGAATAACCTCACCAGTGACAACCTGAAATTAGGACAGGAACTGTTGCTGGAAGAACCAGAACAAGCCCTAGCCCAAGCCTCCAGACAGGAAACCGTACAAACGCCGCCGGCAAAAGAACCCGAAAAACCTAAGGAGAAAGAACAGAGCCGGAAAGAACGCAAACAAGCCGAAGAAAAAGAAGCAGAAACTCAAACGGAAGCTGCTGAAGTGGAAACTAACCGCGAAGAACCTGGTGAACCTGTCGCTTCCACCGAAACCAGACCGTCAGAGAAAACGGCTGTTAAAAAAGAAGATAAGCCCGAAAGTTATACCATTGCCAATACAAGCGGCTATGTAAAAAAAGTAGAAACTGGTATGGCAGAAGTAATTGAAAGTGGCAGCAGTGATATGTTTTTAGCCTTGCACCGTACCGCTCCGGTTGGAACAATCATGCAGGTACGAAACCAAATGAACGATTTAAGTGTATTTGTTAAAGTGATAGGCAAACTGCCGGATACCGGTGCCAATGACAAGGTGATTGTAAAATTATCTAAGAAAGCCTACGAGAGGCTGGCGGCTCTTGACAAACGGTTCCGGGTAGAATTGTCCTATATGCCTTAG
- a CDS encoding DUF4905 domain-containing protein yields the protein MSKKLRLNFSYSFSGQIWRLLTEAETGIIVAETRDGNQRKTDFAAIYQNKLLYESVPLPETWWISAVALQQGILLLQTFPDSQTPVPKGILALDVRSANIIWQHPQLNYAGFSILQSAVIATESTNDGQIYRLINLKTGKTSDLARYSPLDETGISADSKIIFPRHYTSENKYFPAIVSFLNQKLGIKAEKAVDYAEYQHLLIISYYLYDHNTLSNFLVVIDRQTGILLHESIATQLSGTGLDTFCIMNNHLIFVREKKELLSYEL from the coding sequence GTGTCAAAAAAGCTCCGTCTCAACTTTTCTTATTCCTTTTCCGGTCAGATCTGGCGCTTGCTAACAGAAGCAGAAACCGGAATTATTGTAGCAGAAACCAGGGATGGCAACCAGCGGAAAACGGATTTTGCCGCTATTTACCAGAACAAGCTTTTGTATGAATCGGTGCCCTTGCCAGAAACCTGGTGGATCAGTGCCGTAGCTTTACAGCAAGGTATACTTCTTTTACAAACCTTTCCGGATAGTCAGACACCAGTTCCCAAGGGCATACTAGCACTGGATGTGCGTTCGGCAAATATAATCTGGCAACATCCACAACTGAACTATGCAGGATTTAGTATACTACAATCAGCTGTGATAGCCACCGAATCTACGAATGACGGGCAAATATACCGGTTGATTAACTTAAAAACAGGCAAAACATCAGATTTGGCAAGATACTCTCCTCTGGATGAAACCGGAATCTCTGCTGATTCAAAAATTATCTTTCCCAGGCACTATACTTCAGAAAATAAATACTTCCCGGCTATCGTTTCATTCCTGAACCAAAAGCTGGGAATTAAAGCAGAAAAGGCCGTAGATTATGCAGAATACCAGCATTTACTTATTATTTCTTATTATCTTTACGATCATAATACCTTGTCTAATTTTTTGGTAGTGATAGACCGGCAAACCGGTATTTTATTGCATGAATCGATCGCCACACAGCTTTCCGGTACCGGATTAGATACATTCTGTATTATGAACAATCACCTGATTTTTGTCAGAGAAAAAAAAGAATTACTCAGTTATGAATTATAA
- a CDS encoding NfeD family protein, translating into MRLYKQLGFIVCWVSSLFVPAWAQQKAATQPTVFVMEIRSEIDPRTSRYVTLALAEAEKNKADYVVIDMDTYGGTLNDADAIRSKLLTFSKPVFVFINPNAASAGALISIACDSIYMSSGASIGAATVVTGQGEAAPDKYQSYMRSLMRSTAEANGRNPRIAEAMVDQTIELDSIKEDGKVITLTTSEAIKYDFCDGQVGSVEEILKKNNISGYKLVKYELSAIEKFIALFLNPYISGLLILAIMGGIYFELQSPGIGFPLVIAIIAAVLYFVPYYLNGLAANWEIIAFIIGLGLLAVEIFVLPGFGIAGISGLVLIFGSLVLIMLDNDWFDFSRIGADSVSNSLVAVGLGMTGALVTIIVGGARFVKSKRFQKITLQHTLEKEDGYTSNFNRQPMIGKLGTAYTVLRPSGKVLIEDVIYDAFTRGDYVEKGTPIVVVDQTGTSIKVKKVGE; encoded by the coding sequence ATGCGACTATATAAACAATTAGGATTTATTGTATGCTGGGTAAGCAGCCTGTTTGTACCCGCATGGGCACAGCAAAAAGCAGCAACGCAGCCCACCGTGTTTGTGATGGAGATCCGCTCGGAAATAGACCCACGAACTTCCCGCTATGTAACCTTAGCTTTAGCTGAAGCCGAAAAAAATAAAGCAGATTATGTTGTGATCGACATGGATACCTATGGTGGTACGCTCAACGATGCAGATGCTATCCGGTCGAAACTGTTAACCTTTTCAAAGCCAGTTTTTGTATTTATCAATCCGAATGCTGCTTCTGCTGGTGCCCTGATTTCCATTGCCTGCGACAGCATTTATATGAGCAGTGGTGCCAGTATTGGTGCGGCCACCGTAGTAACCGGCCAGGGAGAAGCTGCTCCCGACAAATACCAGTCCTATATGCGTTCGCTGATGCGTTCTACAGCTGAAGCCAATGGCCGAAATCCCAGAATTGCTGAAGCGATGGTAGACCAGACAATCGAACTGGATAGTATTAAGGAAGATGGCAAAGTAATTACGCTGACAACCTCAGAAGCTATTAAATACGATTTCTGCGATGGCCAGGTAGGCTCCGTAGAGGAAATTCTGAAGAAAAATAATATTTCTGGATACAAACTCGTCAAATATGAGCTCTCGGCGATTGAGAAGTTTATTGCCCTATTCCTTAACCCGTATATCAGTGGTTTATTAATTCTGGCTATTATGGGTGGCATTTATTTTGAACTCCAATCACCCGGCATTGGATTTCCTCTGGTTATCGCCATTATTGCCGCCGTTCTATATTTTGTGCCTTATTACCTGAATGGACTGGCTGCCAACTGGGAAATTATCGCCTTCATTATTGGACTAGGTTTGCTGGCGGTAGAAATATTTGTATTACCAGGATTTGGAATAGCTGGCATCTCCGGATTAGTACTCATTTTCGGTTCTCTCGTACTCATTATGCTGGACAATGACTGGTTTGACTTCTCTAGAATTGGTGCTGATTCCGTAAGTAATTCATTAGTTGCTGTTGGTCTGGGCATGACAGGTGCTTTGGTGACTATTATTGTAGGCGGAGCCAGGTTCGTAAAGTCTAAACGTTTTCAGAAAATTACCCTGCAACATACCCTGGAAAAGGAAGATGGGTATACTTCCAATTTTAACCGCCAGCCGATGATTGGTAAACTGGGAACAGCTTATACTGTTCTTCGCCCCAGTGGGAAAGTACTGATCGAGGACGTAATTTATGATGCGTTTACCAGAGGTGATTATGTGGAAAAAGGCACCCCCATTGTAGTTGTTGACCAAACAGGTACATCTATTAAGGTAAAAAAAGTAGGAGAGTAA
- the pnuC gene encoding nicotinamide riboside transporter PnuC — protein sequence MTEFLQTTFQYLQQNWLEVSGVITGFICVYLNARENIWGWPMGIISCFLYIFIMYQAQFYADMWLQVVYVFLNAYGWYEWLYGGANKQALTVSHILPKEILILLPAGILLIGGAYYYFDTQTDAVQPFWDSFNTAFSLVAIYLQAKKRLESWLVWITVDIIYIPLFYFRGLYPTAGLYLAYLVLAAVGYLLWRKSMLKQVSA from the coding sequence TTGACAGAATTCCTTCAGACAACTTTTCAATACCTGCAACAAAACTGGCTCGAAGTAAGCGGCGTAATTACCGGTTTTATTTGTGTGTACCTGAATGCCAGGGAAAATATATGGGGATGGCCTATGGGCATCATTAGTTGTTTTCTGTATATTTTTATTATGTATCAGGCGCAGTTTTACGCCGATATGTGGCTGCAGGTCGTATATGTGTTTTTGAATGCTTATGGGTGGTACGAATGGCTGTATGGCGGTGCTAACAAACAGGCACTTACAGTAAGTCATATTTTACCCAAAGAAATACTCATATTACTGCCTGCCGGAATTCTGTTAATAGGTGGTGCCTATTATTACTTCGACACACAAACAGATGCTGTTCAACCTTTCTGGGATTCATTTAATACGGCTTTTAGCCTCGTAGCTATTTATCTGCAAGCCAAAAAAAGACTGGAAAGCTGGCTGGTCTGGATTACAGTGGATATTATTTACATACCGCTCTTTTACTTCCGTGGACTTTATCCTACAGCAGGGTTATACCTTGCCTATCTGGTGCTAGCTGCTGTAGGTTATCTCTTGTGGCGAAAAAGCATGTTGAAACAAGTATCTGCTTAA
- a CDS encoding SIS domain-containing protein — protein sequence MMDKILQEIHEIPVRARDFWQQSTPYSLPLGVPYFGMGSSYFATLAFRYWGINIQPEIASEYFYYLSQNKPVDKAVILSQSGESSETLWCADLCKQYVAITNNLASSLATRPQATQAISIQAGPEHFSSSKTYINTLLALFRGFGLDASPVVKTLENRFEQYIQQGRTMAEEVYTVLKKGPVSGLYVLGNGPNMATALEAGLILSETTRRNFHGLTIAQYDHGPKETAPGSVVIMILAKGPTYERSHTLAKQIQNAGAKVLFVEEPDTPELFSVLTNIIPFNFMAYYLAERLGITDMFSVGGKVTLVE from the coding sequence ATGATGGACAAAATCCTGCAGGAAATTCATGAGATTCCTGTACGTGCCCGTGATTTCTGGCAACAGTCGACACCTTATTCCCTACCTCTGGGTGTGCCTTATTTTGGAATGGGTTCTTCCTATTTTGCTACCCTGGCTTTCCGGTACTGGGGTATCAATATTCAACCTGAAATTGCCTCAGAGTATTTCTATTATCTTTCCCAAAATAAGCCGGTAGATAAAGCTGTGATTCTTTCGCAATCAGGAGAGAGCAGCGAAACACTCTGGTGTGCAGATTTGTGCAAACAGTATGTAGCAATTACCAATAATCTGGCAAGTTCGCTTGCCACCCGGCCGCAGGCTACCCAGGCTATATCCATACAAGCCGGACCAGAACATTTCTCTTCTTCCAAAACATATATTAATACCCTTCTGGCCTTGTTCCGGGGCTTTGGTCTGGATGCTTCTCCAGTTGTAAAAACGCTGGAAAATCGTTTTGAGCAATATATTCAACAAGGACGGACAATGGCAGAAGAAGTGTATACTGTGCTGAAAAAAGGTCCGGTGAGCGGCTTATATGTTCTGGGAAATGGCCCTAATATGGCTACCGCCTTAGAAGCAGGATTGATTTTAAGTGAAACCACCAGACGTAACTTTCATGGATTAACTATAGCCCAGTATGACCACGGGCCAAAGGAAACTGCTCCTGGAAGTGTAGTGATTATGATTCTGGCAAAAGGTCCAACCTATGAACGTAGTCATACACTGGCAAAACAGATTCAAAATGCAGGAGCGAAAGTACTCTTTGTAGAAGAACCTGATACTCCAGAGCTTTTTTCGGTACTAACCAATATTATCCCTTTTAACTTTATGGCGTATTATCTGGCGGAGCGACTGGGGATTACAGATATGTTTTCTGTGGGTGGAAAAGTTACTCTGGTGGAATAA
- a CDS encoding sialidase family protein, producing MKPFSLLVNLPLYSLLLISLAGIPLLPYWFNKESLPEKSTLPAISSRQINSGESIMPATGLQEVAKDFVFGDQRPFAQCHASTLVRTGDGNFLIAWFGGTREKHSDVGIWLSKGNPGKWSQPIEVAKIREDAHWNPVLFKKTDGTIILYFKVGATIDLWETWYITSSDQGKTWTEAKELVPGDKGGRGPVKNKPIVLSNGTWLAPASDEKNKVWNAFVDRSEDGGKTWKQSDFLTLDRNIIKGEGIIQPTLWESAPGKVHMLLRSSAGFVCRSDSEDYGKTWSKVYKTTLPNPNSGIDLSRLDNGDLALVYNRDGKNWGERRPLTVAVSQDNGKTWPISLDVETGIKGDEFSYPAIVSFGDTVAVTYTWKRQRIAFWIGTLK from the coding sequence ATGAAGCCATTCTCTTTGCTTGTAAACCTGCCCCTGTATAGTTTGTTACTCATCAGTTTGGCCGGTATCCCTCTGTTGCCTTACTGGTTCAACAAAGAATCCTTGCCCGAAAAGAGCACATTACCAGCTATATCTTCCAGGCAGATAAATAGCGGAGAATCCATCATGCCCGCAACTGGTTTGCAGGAAGTAGCTAAAGATTTTGTTTTTGGAGATCAGCGCCCTTTTGCCCAATGTCATGCTTCGACGCTGGTTCGCACCGGTGATGGGAATTTTTTAATTGCCTGGTTTGGAGGCACTCGTGAAAAACATAGTGATGTAGGGATCTGGTTATCGAAAGGAAACCCAGGTAAATGGAGCCAGCCTATTGAAGTTGCTAAAATACGGGAAGATGCCCACTGGAACCCTGTATTATTTAAAAAAACGGATGGCACTATTATTCTGTATTTTAAAGTGGGTGCTACTATTGACTTATGGGAAACCTGGTACATCACTTCTAGCGATCAGGGAAAAACCTGGACAGAAGCGAAGGAATTGGTTCCAGGGGATAAAGGAGGCAGAGGCCCTGTAAAAAACAAACCCATTGTTCTTTCCAATGGAACGTGGCTTGCCCCTGCATCTGATGAAAAGAATAAGGTCTGGAATGCGTTTGTGGATAGAAGCGAAGATGGGGGTAAAACCTGGAAGCAGTCGGATTTTCTTACCCTCGACCGGAATATAATCAAAGGAGAAGGAATTATTCAACCTACGCTCTGGGAATCTGCTCCCGGAAAGGTGCATATGCTGCTGAGAAGTTCCGCTGGTTTTGTGTGCCGCAGCGACTCTGAAGATTATGGCAAAACCTGGTCGAAAGTATATAAAACAACCCTTCCTAATCCAAATAGTGGTATTGACCTAAGCAGATTAGACAATGGAGATTTAGCGCTGGTTTATAACCGGGATGGAAAAAATTGGGGCGAACGCAGGCCGCTGACGGTGGCTGTTTCACAGGATAACGGAAAAACGTGGCCTATTTCTCTGGATGTGGAAACAGGTATAAAAGGAGACGAATTCTCTTATCCAGCTATCGTGAGTTTTGGTGATACCGTTGCTGTGACCTATACCTGGAAACGCCAGCGAATTGCTTTCTGGATAGGAACATTGAAATAA